The Microcella sp. genome includes the window AGTCGGCGCGCAGGGCGGGGTCGAGCTGACCGTGCCCGACGTCGAGCGCGATCACCCGTCGGGCTCCGCGTTCGAGCAGCACTTGCGTGAAGCCGCCCGTCGAGGCGCCGAGGTCGAGGGCGAGTAGGCCGCTCACGTCGAGCGAGGCCGCATCGAGTGCGGCCGCGAGCTTGAGAGCGGCACGGCTGACATACCGATCGTCTCCGTCGACCTCGAGCCGGGCATCCGGTGCCACGGGGGCCGCCGGTTTCACGACCGCGCGCCCGTCGACCGACACTCGCCCCTGTTCGATGGCGGCGCGTGCCGTGGTGCGCGAACGCGCGAGACCCCGCTCGACGAGCGCCACATCGAGTCGCAGGGTGGCGGCGCGATCGTTCACGATGCGAACGCCACGACGCTCATGCCGAGTGGCCGGCGTCGCCGTCAGCAGACTCGAGCTGGGTGCGCAACTCGTCGTGCAGGTGCCGATACGCTTCGGCGCGGTCGGCGAGCGGGCGCTCATCGATGAGCGCGAGGCGCGACAGCAGCGCGTCGTCTGGCGCCGTCACCGCGTCTGGCTCGCTCATGGTCACGAGACTACCGCGAGGTGCATGAGCTGCTCGTCGACGTCGAGCCCGTAGATCTGCAGGCCCGAGGCGTAGATGGCGGCGGCCCCCGCGCGCAGCAGGTCGAGCTCATCGTTGCCCGCGCGTGCGACGCGCACGACGTGCTGCTTCATGCGCACGACAGACTTGCCCACGGTCACGGTGCGCACACCGTCGGCGTCGACCTCGCTCGCCACCGCCGGGTACGGCTCGAAGAGCTCGCGCAGATCGCCGAGAATGTAGTCGGGCTGCATCGTGGGGGGCGCCGCGAGCACCTGCTTGGCGCGGTCGATGCCGGTGAGCACGAGAGCCGTCGCGTGCCCCGCGCGCTTGCCGCCCATGATGTCGGTGTCGAGGCGGTCGCCCACGACGAGCGGGTTCTGGGCCGCGAAGCGCTCGGTCGCGACCTCGAAGATCGCCGCTTCGGGCTTGCCGGCGAAGACCGGCAGCCGCCCCACCGCCAAGTGCACGGCCGACACGAGCGTGCCGTTGCCCGGCGCGATGCCGCGCGCCACCGGAATGGTCCAGTCGGTGTTCGTCGCCACCCACGGAATACCGGTGTGCAGCGCGAACGACGCCTCTGCCAGTTGCTCCCACCCGACGTGGGGGGCGAAACCCTGCACGACGGCGTCTGGAGCGTCATCGGCCGAGCGGGTGACCGAGAACCCTGCGGCTTCGAGTTCGGTGACGATGCCGTCGCCACCGACGACGAGGATGCGCGCACCCGGTGCCACGAGCGTGGCGAGCACGCGCACCGCTGCTTGCGGGCTCGTCACCACATCGTTCGCGGAGACATCGAGCCCGAGCTCGCGCAAGTGCTCGGCGACCTGCTCGTCGGTGCGCGAGGCGTTGTTCGTGATGTACCCCACGCGCATCGACCGAGCTGCGCGGTTGATGCTCTCGACGGCGTGCTCGATCGCACCAGGGCCGGTGTAGACGACGCCATCGAGGTCGAGCAGGAGGGCGTCTCGACCGGTGAGCGGAGTCGCGCGCGCCTTACCGAGCATCGTCGCCCTCGGGTTCTTCGAGCTCGGGCTCGGCGATCTCGGGCTCATCGATCGCGGTGACAGAGTCG containing:
- a CDS encoding HAD-IIA family hydrolase, producing the protein MLGKARATPLTGRDALLLDLDGVVYTGPGAIEHAVESINRAARSMRVGYITNNASRTDEQVAEHLRELGLDVSANDVVTSPQAAVRVLATLVAPGARILVVGGDGIVTELEAAGFSVTRSADDAPDAVVQGFAPHVGWEQLAEASFALHTGIPWVATNTDWTIPVARGIAPGNGTLVSAVHLAVGRLPVFAGKPEAAIFEVATERFAAQNPLVVGDRLDTDIMGGKRAGHATALVLTGIDRAKQVLAAPPTMQPDYILGDLRELFEPYPAVASEVDADGVRTVTVGKSVVRMKQHVVRVARAGNDELDLLRAGAAAIYASGLQIYGLDVDEQLMHLAVVS